A region of Chloracidobacterium sp. DNA encodes the following proteins:
- a CDS encoding bifunctional transaldolase/phosoglucose isomerase yields MLNTCKYSLPANLETNFRNEIENWQTNNKIEKFWAKDATIWTNDDEAKWLGWLDIVGEELANVDKYRDYYQDISTAGFTDVLLLGMGGSSLCPEVLAMTFGKANFHILDSTVPAQVKAVEDKIDLEKTLFIVASKSGSTLEPNCFKQYFYEKVAESVGREKAGRQFVAITDPGSKMEEIAKGDEFRHIFYGKPEIGGRFSALSAFGMTAAASMGLDVEQFLQTANEMVEACKNADLNENPGALLGAILGVCHSARRDKLTIFTSPEIHDLGAWLEQLIAESTGKKGVAIIPVDREPLQSIDTYSNDRVFVFLNVKRGDNFDADFNSVTAAGHPAVKIELESIDDLGQEFFRWEFATAVAGSIMRINPFNQPDVEAAKIEARKITDEYEREGSLPDEHPFFEENGISLFTSDEYAAKLSASTNEKSLKAYLGAHIASIVETDYFGLLAYIQMNDENGKLLDAIRESVLKRTDAATCLGFGPRFLHSTGQAYKGGANNGVFLQITSDDAFDLGVPNQKFTFGVVKSAQARGDFQVLLDRSRRALRVHLSSDVLGDLSNLASLI; encoded by the coding sequence ATGCTGAACACTTGTAAATATAGCCTTCCCGCAAACTTAGAGACCAACTTTCGCAATGAGATCGAAAATTGGCAAACCAATAACAAGATAGAAAAATTCTGGGCAAAAGACGCAACTATTTGGACCAACGACGACGAAGCCAAATGGCTCGGCTGGCTCGATATCGTCGGTGAAGAATTGGCAAATGTCGATAAGTATCGCGATTACTATCAAGATATTTCCACCGCAGGATTTACCGATGTGCTGTTGCTCGGAATGGGCGGATCATCGCTTTGCCCTGAAGTTCTCGCAATGACCTTCGGCAAAGCGAATTTTCACATTCTGGATTCCACAGTTCCCGCTCAGGTTAAAGCGGTCGAGGACAAGATCGATCTCGAAAAAACGCTCTTCATCGTCGCCAGCAAGTCGGGCTCGACGCTTGAGCCAAATTGTTTCAAGCAATACTTCTATGAAAAGGTTGCTGAAAGTGTTGGACGTGAGAAAGCCGGACGACAGTTTGTAGCTATCACCGATCCCGGATCGAAGATGGAAGAAATCGCAAAGGGCGATGAGTTTCGCCATATCTTTTACGGCAAGCCTGAGATCGGCGGACGATTTTCGGCTCTGTCAGCATTTGGCATGACGGCTGCGGCATCGATGGGACTTGATGTAGAGCAATTTCTTCAAACAGCAAATGAAATGGTTGAGGCTTGTAAAAATGCCGACCTAAATGAAAACCCCGGAGCACTGCTCGGAGCGATACTCGGCGTCTGTCACAGCGCTCGCCGCGACAAGTTGACTATCTTCACTTCGCCCGAAATTCACGATCTCGGCGCCTGGCTCGAACAATTGATCGCCGAATCCACCGGCAAAAAAGGTGTAGCGATAATTCCGGTTGACCGCGAACCGCTTCAATCTATCGATACATATTCAAACGACCGCGTTTTTGTATTTCTGAATGTGAAACGCGGTGATAATTTTGATGCTGATTTTAATTCGGTAACGGCTGCCGGACATCCGGCAGTAAAGATCGAGCTTGAGTCGATTGACGACCTCGGACAGGAATTTTTCCGCTGGGAATTTGCAACCGCTGTTGCAGGTTCGATAATGAGAATAAATCCCTTCAACCAACCTGATGTCGAAGCGGCAAAAATCGAAGCACGAAAGATAACCGACGAATATGAAAGGGAGGGTTCGCTCCCTGACGAACATCCGTTCTTCGAGGAAAATGGCATTTCGTTATTTACAAGTGACGAGTACGCAGCAAAGCTATCCGCTTCAACAAACGAAAAATCACTAAAAGCCTATCTCGGCGCCCACATTGCAAGTATTGTCGAAACCGATTATTTCGGGTTACTCGCTTATATCCAAATGAACGACGAGAACGGGAAATTGCTTGATGCGATTCGCGAAAGTGTCCTGAAGCGCACAGATGCGGCGACCTGTCTCGGTTTTGGCCCGCGTTTCCTGCATTCAACCGGACAAGCTTACAAAGGTGGGGCAAACAATGGCGTTTTCCTACAGATCACTTCGGATGATGCTTTTGATCTGGGGGTTCCGAATCAGAAATTTACTTTCGGTGTCGTAAAATCGGCACAGGCACGGGGTGATTTTCAGGTTTTACTGGACCGCAGCCGACGTGCCCTGAGAGTGCATCTATCGTCGGATGTTCTAGGCGATCTGTCTAACCTGGCAAGTCTGATATGA
- a CDS encoding ABC transporter permease, translating into MNSLVFSNMLHRPARTVVSIVGIGIGILLIVFTIGLADGTMRERAQRESNVGAEIMFRASGSIGLSGSDALRLPASMASEIEKIDGVAAVVPVAQNSVAATDAATGSRLIDGVPYDKYAATAGLQIVQGRKFTDGRDEIMTDTAWLARRKAKIGDKFSLYERDFEIVGTYEPSAGARIKIPLATMQAQLGADDKVSAFLVKIKDGFTPAVVGDSLNAKFPDSQIILTSELEELYMQGIPALNVFLDVVVGVAGVISALIILLTMYTTVTERTRQIGVLKSLGMSKTSIAATIVKEALLISLGGILFGVLATVGLKYILAKWTTLTVAIEPQIILTIVIVGLFSSIIGALYPGLKAARLDAVEALNYD; encoded by the coding sequence ATGAACAGCCTTGTATTTTCAAATATGCTTCACCGTCCTGCCCGGACAGTTGTAAGCATCGTCGGCATCGGTATCGGCATTTTGCTGATCGTTTTCACGATTGGCCTGGCCGATGGAACGATGCGTGAACGCGCTCAACGTGAATCGAATGTCGGTGCTGAGATAATGTTTCGCGCATCGGGTAGCATCGGGTTGAGCGGATCGGATGCTCTGCGGCTTCCGGCATCGATGGCGAGTGAAATCGAAAAAATAGATGGCGTTGCTGCTGTCGTGCCTGTCGCACAGAACAGCGTTGCGGCCACCGATGCTGCTACTGGCAGCCGCCTGATCGATGGTGTGCCTTATGACAAGTATGCTGCAACTGCGGGACTACAGATCGTGCAGGGAAGAAAGTTTACTGACGGCCGCGACGAGATCATGACCGACACGGCATGGCTCGCGAGACGAAAAGCAAAGATCGGCGATAAATTCAGTCTATATGAACGCGATTTTGAGATCGTAGGCACATATGAACCTAGTGCCGGCGCACGTATTAAAATTCCGTTGGCGACAATGCAGGCACAGCTTGGTGCTGATGACAAAGTTTCGGCGTTTCTTGTAAAGATCAAAGATGGTTTCACGCCGGCCGTTGTGGGAGATAGTCTGAATGCGAAATTTCCGGACAGCCAGATCATTCTCACCAGCGAACTCGAAGAGCTTTATATGCAGGGCATTCCCGCGTTGAACGTCTTTCTTGATGTAGTCGTCGGTGTTGCGGGCGTGATCAGCGCGTTGATAATTTTACTGACGATGTACACGACCGTCACCGAACGAACGCGTCAGATCGGCGTGCTGAAATCGCTCGGTATGTCGAAAACGAGCATTGCCGCGACGATCGTAAAAGAAGCGCTTCTCATCAGTTTGGGCGGAATTCTTTTTGGTGTGCTGGCGACTGTCGGCCTCAAGTACATACTAGCAAAATGGACTACGCTCACTGTGGCGATCGAACCGCAGATTATCTTGACTATCGTGATCGTTGGATTATTCAGCAGTATCATTGGAGCACTGTATCCCGGCCTCAAGGCTGCAAGGCTCGATGCTGTCGAGGCTTTGAATTACGACTAA
- a CDS encoding flippase-like domain-containing protein — MQPVIADPDSSVIESEAKQKGTYRPIFLLLHIAAFLAGLAVVIVLVYSNRGTISEALLDVGSGFLLLVSLNMIRHLMRAASMYRAVAPERRTFKYRSAVAARFGGEAVTLFSAFTGPFLGDATKVMLMKKHLPVTHGASAVILDNILYYTSVIVLVLSGVVLLVLNYGSSGTTMSRILLAIVIAMVVTFTIFALAILFKITPLTHTIDFLSKRSLAPKFLVKKREGILNVENNVFQFYHNRPADFFLVFGISLCVQLVSITEVYFAMTFLGYEPTFTKAFIIESLTKIVNLTYGFIPANVGVYEGGNELILKTLGYGATPGVGVALALVRRGTSLCGNLIGVIILFWRGAAGGMNRLSKKSD; from the coding sequence ATGCAACCTGTTATTGCAGATCCAGATTCGTCCGTTATTGAGTCTGAGGCAAAACAAAAAGGTACCTATCGGCCGATCTTTCTTCTGCTTCACATTGCCGCTTTTTTGGCTGGTTTGGCGGTCGTGATTGTATTGGTTTACAGCAATCGAGGTACTATTTCAGAAGCTCTGCTGGATGTAGGTTCAGGATTCTTACTCCTAGTGTCGCTGAATATGATCCGGCACCTTATGCGGGCGGCGAGCATGTACAGAGCGGTTGCCCCGGAGCGTCGCACTTTCAAATACCGCTCTGCTGTCGCCGCCAGATTTGGCGGAGAAGCGGTTACTCTGTTCTCAGCATTTACTGGGCCATTTTTGGGCGACGCCACAAAGGTGATGCTAATGAAAAAGCACCTGCCTGTTACGCACGGAGCTTCGGCGGTCATCCTCGACAACATTCTGTATTACACATCAGTAATCGTCCTTGTTCTTAGCGGCGTCGTGCTCCTCGTATTAAATTATGGCAGCAGCGGGACAACGATGAGCAGGATATTGCTGGCCATCGTGATCGCTATGGTAGTAACATTCACGATCTTTGCTCTAGCGATACTCTTCAAGATCACTCCGCTTACTCACACAATCGACTTTTTGTCCAAACGCAGCCTTGCCCCAAAATTTCTGGTCAAAAAGCGCGAGGGCATCCTCAACGTTGAGAACAACGTGTTTCAGTTTTACCATAACCGTCCCGCAGACTTCTTTCTTGTCTTTGGCATCTCGCTCTGTGTGCAGTTGGTAAGTATCACTGAGGTCTATTTTGCGATGACGTTTCTCGGGTATGAGCCGACTTTTACTAAAGCTTTCATCATCGAATCCCTGACCAAGATCGTCAATTTGACTTACGGATTTATTCCCGCAAACGTTGGCGTTTACGAGGGCGGCAACGAACTTATACTTAAAACCCTCGGATACGGAGCAACTCCGGGCGTCGGCGTTGCGCTTGCTCTCGTTCGCCGTGGAACGAGCCTCTGCGGAAATCTTATCGGTGTTATTATTTTGTTCTGGCGTGGTGCAGCAGGCGGTATGAACCGTCTATCAAAGAAGTCAGATTGA
- a CDS encoding glycosyltransferase family 39 protein translates to MPVQILTPTTAGIHPEKFSDHLYFARNQITAVIILCVFLLIGFTLRIHDLGVESLSEDEFNKLQTVEEYRTNGLSGKNGEHPFLMKGLQTISIASAEKLNNSIASPHLHIPEEAALRFPVALFGTFTALLLFLFVSELFGRSIGLTTAALWSVEPMAIGFDRIAKEDSLVLFFFLVTSLFFVKSQTKAEQGHPNWIRYVWGSAAGFGALMASKYYPFFLSIIGGYYNTFLRLPNKKWDIGNLRWILFFAIMGVVFLLLNPTILLPDTWHEMLKFSSEKRIGHDSYEFIGVLYPHKVTDWLNGVPWTFYYVFIAVKTSLTTLALFFIGLPLMFKRNLGDGRFYLLMWAFLWFMPFTFLGGKFTRYFTFAEPLILISAAVGFYFGVNWLSGKLSITSAAVCQIILFAALLAGPLFASLSVTPHFRLFTNPLGGGMAAAGSYFPHDEFYDTSTHDVVTAIAPLAESGAIIACETPTLFEYYAGKINRRDLHFVSLSEKSEVAALRNGDFIVLTKGRRYFSNTAYEDYLEKQTASSADIKAGGVMSARIYQLNENSLAVVKAIANQ, encoded by the coding sequence TTGCCAGTCCAGATCCTTACTCCAACGACCGCCGGAATACATCCTGAAAAGTTCTCCGATCACTTGTATTTCGCACGGAATCAAATTACGGCGGTAATTATCCTGTGCGTTTTTCTACTAATCGGCTTTACCCTTCGCATACACGATCTGGGCGTTGAAAGTCTCAGCGAGGACGAATTTAACAAACTTCAAACCGTCGAAGAGTATCGGACGAACGGATTATCTGGAAAAAACGGCGAGCATCCTTTCCTGATGAAAGGCCTCCAAACAATAAGTATAGCTTCAGCAGAAAAGCTCAACAACTCAATTGCATCACCGCATCTTCATATTCCGGAGGAAGCGGCTCTGCGTTTTCCGGTTGCTCTTTTTGGAACCTTCACTGCACTTCTGCTTTTTTTGTTCGTCTCCGAATTGTTTGGACGCAGCATCGGTTTGACAACCGCAGCTCTCTGGTCCGTTGAGCCGATGGCGATAGGTTTTGACCGAATCGCAAAAGAAGACAGTCTCGTTCTGTTCTTCTTTCTTGTGACGAGTCTTTTCTTCGTAAAAAGCCAGACCAAGGCCGAACAAGGACACCCAAATTGGATTCGCTATGTTTGGGGTTCGGCTGCAGGTTTTGGGGCTCTAATGGCTTCAAAATATTATCCATTTTTCCTCTCGATCATTGGTGGCTACTATAATACTTTCTTGAGACTGCCAAATAAGAAGTGGGACATTGGGAATCTTCGCTGGATCTTATTTTTCGCCATCATGGGCGTCGTTTTCTTGCTATTAAATCCAACGATCCTGTTGCCCGACACATGGCATGAAATGCTAAAGTTCTCCAGCGAAAAACGGATAGGCCATGACAGTTATGAATTTATCGGTGTGCTCTATCCGCACAAGGTCACCGACTGGCTGAATGGTGTTCCTTGGACGTTTTATTATGTTTTCATCGCAGTAAAAACCTCATTGACTACGCTGGCACTATTTTTCATCGGCTTGCCATTGATGTTCAAACGCAACCTCGGTGACGGCCGTTTTTATCTTTTGATGTGGGCCTTTCTGTGGTTCATGCCTTTTACTTTTCTCGGCGGCAAATTTACGCGCTATTTCACATTTGCCGAGCCACTGATACTCATCTCTGCGGCTGTCGGATTCTATTTTGGAGTTAACTGGCTTTCAGGTAAATTATCGATAACATCTGCCGCAGTTTGCCAAATAATCTTGTTCGCCGCGTTGCTTGCAGGACCGCTGTTCGCCTCACTATCTGTCACGCCTCACTTTCGACTATTTACAAACCCACTCGGCGGCGGCATGGCGGCGGCGGGATCGTATTTTCCTCACGACGAATTTTACGATACAAGCACCCATGACGTCGTAACGGCTATCGCACCCCTCGCGGAAAGCGGAGCGATCATTGCCTGTGAGACGCCGACGCTGTTTGAATATTATGCGGGCAAGATCAACCGCAGAGATCTGCACTTTGTTTCCCTTTCCGAAAAAAGCGAAGTGGCCGCCCTGAGGAATGGTGACTTCATCGTTCTAACCAAAGGGCGTCGTTATTTTAGTAACACCGCTTACGAAGACTACCTCGAAAAACAAACTGCCTCGTCGGCTGATATAAAGGCCGGTGGTGTAATGTCGGCACGCATCTATCAACTGAACGAAAATTCACTGGCCGTAGTTAAGGCAATAGCAAATCAATAA
- a CDS encoding alkaline phosphatase family protein, translating into MSLRSIAFRSVLVLASVASIAGSVFSQGVKRVVLVKVDGLPGYYVDRYVNQRDPETGKSMLPWFEEVFYKNGTRLANFYTRGMSLSGPSWGQLDTGQHLQIKGNVEYDRFTLHPYDYLNFFPYYRDYGLSKRVDMPAVEVMDQLKIPLLSDAFPFEKKYTSPQLYQRGNDWALIAGGFLKLYPGDPGDFIDEWSMGLNFRGILSDQGLRNITGKLAKRPEIDYFDYYDTSFDHISHHNNDDASRLVVLKEMDRVIGKIWLAIQSSPRGEETALILLSDHGFNAKEKVNSQGFNLVKLLTSAEGGGHHVVTKRRLMLNYSVKGLYPLTPLIRTVAAESYYLKGQSQQYPTALLDFDGNERSSIHLRNNDLNMLHILLQQLQSNKLSPELRAAATEAIFKIIGEHSATWRTAADEMDEELDALHRWIEAQQKIIPTLVMKTSKMLPDRGLTEKNRRIAAQTAIAITAESDYRKYLISLRKLLSLKRETFNPHYIKIEDLIAPGAMGDANDIYQLQNYVVGLSAVGLSLDSSRQLDLDKSFTRVNYFELLHSQKVINNVQREVANRPIDFVAIRVPLDAVSASLPDGTNVNEDPIWLVGENEKQALILSRGDADGEQSYRYLPVGGLRQDAFGTVTFQIKDWADGFPLKFFEDKNLAVSDRKAWLSNWHSEIEWMRTTHKTTYSNAIIGLNDQVDRHPLSNDDSTLSADEKLISRFRQRQRRLTEADMLILANNHWNFDVRGFNPGGNHGSLFRVSTNSTLMFAGGEKTGIPRGLTVEEPYDGMSFAPTLLRLMGKIDDENRPKSELKELGFRKFPGRVVREVTGK; encoded by the coding sequence ATGTCTCTTCGATCTATAGCATTTCGATCCGTGCTGGTGTTGGCATCTGTTGCGAGCATAGCCGGATCGGTGTTTTCGCAGGGCGTTAAGCGCGTAGTTTTGGTAAAAGTCGATGGACTACCCGGTTACTACGTCGATCGTTATGTGAATCAACGTGATCCGGAAACTGGCAAGTCGATGCTTCCGTGGTTCGAGGAAGTCTTTTACAAAAACGGCACGCGTCTCGCAAATTTTTACACACGTGGAATGAGTCTTTCGGGACCCTCGTGGGGCCAACTCGATACAGGACAGCATTTGCAAATCAAAGGCAATGTCGAGTACGACCGGTTCACTTTGCATCCGTACGATTATCTCAATTTTTTTCCATATTACCGTGATTACGGTTTGAGCAAGAGAGTGGACATGCCAGCTGTAGAGGTGATGGATCAGTTAAAGATACCGTTATTGTCAGACGCTTTTCCTTTTGAAAAGAAATACACCAGTCCGCAGCTGTATCAGCGCGGGAATGACTGGGCATTGATTGCCGGCGGTTTTTTAAAGCTGTATCCCGGCGATCCGGGTGATTTTATTGATGAATGGTCGATGGGATTAAATTTTCGAGGCATTCTTTCCGATCAGGGTTTGCGAAACATAACGGGAAAATTGGCCAAACGTCCGGAGATCGACTATTTCGACTATTACGACACATCATTTGACCACATCTCACACCATAACAATGACGATGCCTCGCGGCTCGTAGTTCTCAAGGAAATGGATCGTGTCATAGGGAAGATCTGGTTAGCTATTCAGTCGTCACCGCGTGGTGAAGAAACTGCATTGATCCTGCTCTCAGACCATGGATTCAATGCGAAGGAAAAAGTGAACAGTCAGGGGTTCAATCTGGTAAAACTTCTGACCAGTGCTGAGGGCGGCGGCCATCATGTAGTTACAAAGCGCCGACTTATGCTGAATTATTCAGTGAAGGGTCTTTATCCGCTAACTCCACTAATCAGGACAGTTGCCGCCGAATCGTATTATCTAAAAGGGCAAAGCCAGCAGTATCCGACCGCGTTGCTCGATTTTGACGGAAACGAGCGATCGTCGATACACTTGCGTAACAATGACTTAAATATGCTCCACATTCTGTTGCAGCAGCTTCAGTCGAACAAGCTTTCTCCCGAATTAAGGGCTGCTGCGACTGAGGCTATATTTAAGATCATTGGCGAACATTCTGCGACCTGGCGAACAGCCGCAGACGAGATGGATGAAGAACTTGATGCCTTGCACCGATGGATCGAAGCCCAGCAAAAGATCATTCCAACGCTTGTGATGAAGACCAGCAAAATGCTGCCGGATCGAGGCCTAACTGAAAAGAACCGCAGGATTGCCGCCCAGACAGCCATCGCGATCACTGCCGAATCAGACTATCGTAAATATCTAATTTCGCTGCGCAAACTGTTAAGCCTGAAACGCGAAACATTCAATCCTCACTATATCAAGATCGAAGATCTGATCGCTCCAGGAGCAATGGGCGATGCGAACGACATCTATCAATTACAAAACTATGTTGTAGGACTTTCAGCTGTGGGTCTGTCACTTGATTCCTCACGACAACTTGATCTTGACAAGAGTTTTACTCGGGTGAATTATTTCGAACTTCTCCACAGCCAAAAGGTTATTAACAATGTGCAGCGTGAAGTCGCTAATCGGCCGATAGATTTTGTGGCTATTCGAGTGCCGCTAGATGCCGTTTCCGCCTCTCTTCCTGATGGAACGAATGTGAATGAAGATCCTATCTGGCTTGTTGGTGAAAATGAAAAGCAGGCTCTGATCCTTTCGCGTGGTGATGCGGACGGCGAACAAAGTTATCGCTATCTTCCAGTAGGTGGTCTGCGTCAGGACGCTTTTGGAACAGTTACATTTCAGATCAAGGATTGGGCCGACGGGTTTCCATTGAAATTCTTTGAGGACAAGAATCTTGCGGTTTCCGACCGGAAAGCCTGGCTGAGTAATTGGCATTCAGAGATCGAATGGATGCGGACGACTCATAAGACTACTTACTCAAATGCGATCATTGGGTTGAATGATCAGGTTGACCGCCATCCGCTTTCTAACGACGACAGTACGTTGTCGGCTGACGAGAAACTTATCTCGCGTTTTCGTCAACGTCAGCGCCGCCTGACCGAAGCGGACATGCTTATTCTAGCCAACAATCATTGGAATTTTGACGTTCGCGGATTCAATCCGGGCGGCAATCATGGGTCATTATTCCGCGTTTCGACGAATTCTACTCTTATGTTTGCGGGTGGTGAAAAAACAGGTATCCCGCGAGGCCTGACTGTTGAAGAACCATATGACGGCATGAGTTTTGCTCCTACCCTGCTGCGTTTGATGGGAAAGATCGATGACGAGAACCGACCGAAATCTGAGCTTAAAGAGCTCGGCTTTCGAAAGTTTCCCGGCCGTGTCGTGCGCGAGGTGACCGGGAAATAA